In Arachis hypogaea cultivar Tifrunner chromosome 2, arahy.Tifrunner.gnm2.J5K5, whole genome shotgun sequence, a genomic segment contains:
- the LOC112719296 gene encoding uncharacterized protein gives MDYYNLLHETLAKGNEEMRGNNISMSNQNSSIICPKPRKVGIFVTIPRRQLRVEKLCHEQQNEGCDSKPGVELLDTISKENNYYIETPSPNPFFLRSPPIRASNPLIQDAQFGYQKYIASPQSIKHVILPSPISSPSARSGLSSPSSLHKGGCTVVMKFGSKSAAVKVIGFDCHIAVA, from the coding sequence ATGGATTATTATAATCTTTTGCATGAGACATTGGCAAAAGGTAATGAAGAAATGAGAGGTAATAATATTTCCATGTCAAATCAAAATAGTTCTATCATTTGTCCCAAGCCAAGAAAAGTTGGGATTTTTGTTACCATCCCTAGAAGGCAATTAAGAGTAGAAAAATTATGTCATGAACAACAAAATGAAGGGTGTGATTCAAAACCTGGGGTAGAGCTTCTGGACACAATATCTAAGGAGAATAATTACTACATTGAAACACCATCACCAAACCCATTTTTTCTCAGGTCCCCTCCTATTAGAGCATCTAATCCTTTGATCCAAGATGCTCAATTTGGATACCAAAAGTACATTGCTTCTCCTCAATCAATAAAACATGTAATTTTACCATCTCCCATTTCTTCGCCGTCAGCAAGATCAGGGTTATCATCTCCGTCATCATTGCACAAAGGAGGGTGCACTGTCGTGATGAAGTTTGGAAGTAAATCGGCTGCGGTCAAGGTAATAGGATTTGATTGTCACATTGCAGTTGCTTGA